The genome window CACTTGTCTTGCGTATTATTTGgcgcattaaatttatgtgcgCAATTGTGCTGAGTTGTGTgaaatactcacacacacatccatacACGCACACTTGACACCCTcctgctcttcttcttccccCATCACTTCTCTCAGTTCCTTTATGGGTGTATTACATGGCACTGGGCTCCCTTTGTGCGCTTGTTCTGGTCGCAATTCTTGGGTTTCCATCTCGATTTCGATTTGAACCGGTGGtacctttctctctcttcctgGTATCGCATAGCTCCTTTGGCTCCTTTGGCTCCTTTGGGTGCTTTGGGGCTCCTTTGTGTGTTATTATTCAAAATCCAGTCAATAATACGAAACGCGACGCTAATTTATTATCACAAAATGCGAGGcactttgtaaatatttcaagagAGCAGTTACAATTACAGTCTTCTCATACTCCGTTCTTCAATCTCCAATGTACCCACCCTATTTTTTGGCTCCTGCCATGTGTGTATGTTCTGgcgtttttcaattttatccCTTTTATTGgctttgcattttttacaGCTGCTTAAAATTCATACACAAATATTCCGACAGGACCTTACATTGCCCGACAGGACCTCAACCttctgctcctcctgctcctcacTTGCTTTCTACCCTTTCCCCTGAAAACTTCAATTCCAATCccagttttattttcatttccttCGCTTTTCCCTCCGCCTTTCGCTGTCTTTCTCGCTTTCGTGTGCAAATTAGTTTATTGGAATTTCTTGTTTGCGTTTTACCCAATCTCTTTTATTCTTCCCTCCTCCCTTGCTCCTTTCGAACCGCCTTCGATACGTTCATCACTTGGTTACACTTTGGTTTTTattgcatacatatgtgtcCACTCATTGCTGCGGTTGAACCGAGACCAACTCCACAAAACTCCAAAAACCTCCCAGGAAGTCGCGTACTGTATTAGATTTGAGCTTAAAGAGTTAAGCTTAAGCTTTAAGCTCTTTTACGTTTCGGCTGACGTGCAGTTTTTTCagatatttttactttaagctgatctgactgactgaaaatgcaatttactttccttttagattaaataaatttttttagtagcAGCTTAAAGTTGTGAAATACTTAAAagctctttttttaaataagcatttCGATAAGTACAGTGTTTTCTAGTAGAGTTGTGTGTAAATCGAAGCTGATCAAGCTTACAAATTAATCAACTAGCACATTCCATATATgagcttttaattatataagtgCTTTAAGCTCAGCCCTTGGGGAGCTTatcttttgaaatatatttatacttttttttgtatattatgtataatttGAGTTGTAGCTTATAAAACATAATAcagctttaatgtgctttaaGCTTTGGCATAGgagagcttttttttttaatcaagtttCAGCATGCTAACATTATATTGTCtattgcataattaaaattatagctTAGCTGTttgaaaaaactattttagctttaatgtgctttaaGCTTCACGTattgcaaaacattttaaaataatctcCTTAAATCACGTTATATAAACTTTTAGATTTGCTACcgcttaaataaattcagcattatcatattattaaagaaaatacgcCGTTGGCGAATTTTAAACAatctgtattttatttaaacaattgaattttaaatactctGGGCTTTTTATAAGCTGAATTTTGCTCTTAACTATCTAAATACTATACTTAATAACTGGTACATctgatgaaatttttttattcgaaAATAGGCTAAAGccctttgaaaacattaaccAAAAGCTTTTGCTGTGATAGCAGCGATCTCATTTGACATCTTCTTTGCTATTCTGCTTTGCTACGATATTCGCTAACGTTTTAcgctcttttttttaagttaaaagtgtgtaaaaataaacaagctgaaatattttgacactGAGAATTGCCTTTCAGTTGTGTTGAGTGACTCTTGAGATTGGCGAGAAGGACATTGTTTTAGACAAGTTATGGATATGACTAGTTAGTTGGCAGACAGGCAAGAGGCAGAGAGACGGCAAAGGAAGAGGAGGGAGAAAAGAACAAACAAggctattaaaattttaatgaaaatgatgTCCGCTGGGACGAGTAACGGGTAACGAGAGGCAACAACGAAACAAGCCGACAATGACTCACATAGCAAGAGAAATAGTGTTGGTAAATAAAAGTCAAGGAACGGGGGAAAAGGTAAGGGGTTAGGGAGTACAGTAGGAAGAGGGAAGTTGCATGAAATGTAGTAAGCTTTTAGGCGAGTGCGTGGAAAGAAGCGTTGTGCGTGCAACTGCcatatcaatatcaaaataaagtgtagtccacacacacacacactcttacacacacatgtgtgtatataaacaTCAAGTCTGACTGACACGCCGCTAGATGGCGCCCTTCGCAGCTACGCTTTGTTGACAGGCACGCAATGCCGTCCCAAATTCTCCAGCTCCCCAAACTTCTTCTTCCACAACCTTCAACTTTTTCTCCATCTGCTGCTCTCCTTCCATCAGCTCTTTCTCCTCCTTCTTCTCCCATTTAGTTGGCAAATTATTTGCACGTCTTTTGGCTTTAAGTTTGCGCATAGCTTTCAGAAGTTAACTACTTACTAGATGTTATTTGTTACTTGTGGAGTTATTCatgctatttatattttcctcCCTCCATTTCCAAGCTATACTTTGCCAAACTCTTCCCCAAGTTGCTGAAATGTTGCAAAGGttgtcttttaattatttaacaggTGAAAGAtgcttataattttgttaataatagtTCGAACTTTTAGCAAGAGGTTGACATTGAGATGAGGAAAAGAACAGAGAATTCTTTGCTACCTTGAACGCTTCAATAATTGTGAAGAGATTGAAGTAGaatcgaatttttaaattcaatttgtttgctttcgtTACTAAACTTTTACCTTGTAAAGaggttttatatttataagatattcaaaatcaacaaatttcttctttttttttttgtatcttctGGTTGTAGCTTCTTGATGTAGAATAGTTgaatgaaagcaaaaatagcatcttttaaaatcaagaagattcatcttaaatattttgtttttaaaataagaacattttaagaccatatcactaatactaagaatttTTACCTAAAAACTCAAAGTtcttaatctatatatataaaattctttgtcctgTACACTCATTCACTCATCCATATATCATCGTACAGGCTAAACGGCTTAAGCTACAAgcttgaaattttgacacaacacaGATATGACATTTTCATCGGGAGATACGACGgcatttcaaaaattcgaCTTTCAAGTGTGTCAAAATCGAGGTCAAAGTTCGCGTTTATTTTGCATATAGCAACGATTGGTCAACCGGCGGGCTTAGTACTGAAGTAGTGCAGAAGTTAGtgtgttaaatatataaacctCTAGACGAGGTGAGAGTCTAGTGATGAATGCATATTCAAGACCCAACATTTCTGATATTTGGTTTTGAAGGTTATTCTACTTAAATTATgagctgataaaaaaaataaaattattttgccctttaatgtttatatatacgTGTAGTACACAAAGTAATTTACAACAGCTTAGAGgtgataagaattaaaatggcaaattgtaaattttggaAATAGTTATGGCATATTTCCGAAAAGAATTTCCAAATagagataataaaaatgataataaaaaattcttagaaACTAATTCGATTGATAAAGTGCAAAacagttttatttcattagatAGCTTAGAAGTTATCTTGAAAGTAAGGGCAAAGGAAATTAATTCAAGTTATCATCATTTTTATAGGATGCGGGCTTTAGTGCTTTACTGATTAAagacttaaatttatataagcaAAGATGGTTTGtcctttcaattttattatgagTTGAGCCTTTGTCTAATCTTAATATTCTTGTTTTCAAAACATAATTATAGGGATTGAAGTGTGTTCTTCGATATGATTAACTTTTTAATGCTGGAACTAGATTtcgttgttttctttttcaaagaACTTATGATTATCATTAAATCTCTAGATAACATTATTGCGATCAGCATTTTGCCAactgtacaaatatttaattgatgcCAAATCATGTACATAATGtatttagataaaaaaaaccatcATTATCCTTTGTCCTTCtgtctataaaaatataatagaaataaattcataGAATTTGTATTAGctgaaaaaaaactaatagatTGGTTTTCAAACGTCTTTTATGAAAATAGAATCAAGTTTATGCATgctcattttctttatttctcaaaaagtattttttaaaacatttgtgtttttggccaaaactgAAGTGTTTTCACAGGATCCAGGCTAGCGGCAAATCTTTGtattatacttaatttttgatttgctcACAGATGTAAGAACGCACTGCACTGCAATTTTCTACATACAGACCGCTATTTGCAGCGGGAACCGCGACGGTGGTCTCGTAGGGGTGAGAGGTGGTGCTGGAGGGCTTGGAGTTAAGAACCAGGCAATCTCCTTGATTTGGACGGGGCTGACCCAATGACCAAGGCAGATAGCTAGCCTTCTCTCCAGTGCTCTGCCAATAATAGACACCTTTATGACCAAAAGAATTTCCAGAAGTCCAGAACTCATTACTCCAAGTATCGTTTTGATCCAACCAGTCTTCAATCTGCTTCAACTGCCTCTGATTTTGGAAACTCAAGAGTCCAGCACCCAAGGAATGACAATGACGATCCGCGTTATGCCAATTGGTATTAATGTAGGAAATTAGATACAGACACTTGTCTCCCACCTTGGAGAATTTGTTAGTGCAACCGGAATCATGACCCTGGGCAAACTCGAGTTGAGTCAGCACCAGACTGAGAATTGCGAAGCCAATTAATTTGCACCCCAACATCTTCGATAGTCACTTTTTAAGTGGTAACTGGTCAGTTGGAAGTGCGACTTATATAGTCCATTTTTGTAAACTTATCTATGACATTTTAGTTTGATGAAATGATCCGCATATCTGAGCTTTGATTGAGTACAAATAATTTGCACGTGTCGCCAATTGGATCCATTTTTAACAACCTCAAGACATTTCTCTCCCTTCTGACATcgagaattaaaatagaaaagactTTAAGTCGATGCCGATTCACGTTGAGACTGTATGCAGATGATTCATCACTTTGGTAATAAATCGGAATAATAAGACCACATTTAGTTGTGGTCAACTTGATTGACAACAATTTAACAGATAagataagaatatatttatgagcattaaagtaaaataaaattaaagcgtCAACCATAAATTTATCACGCCTCAAAGAAGCACAAtaagtcaaattaaataaaatgtcgattaaatttaatcttaGGAAATAAGTAAACAGCCAATTTCCTGGTGcctttttaaacaattaaaaacgaaTTAATCAACTAttctttttagaccccgtaaaagtacaggggtctattgagtttgttttaacgaatatgtgcgtaacaggcagaagaaggcgtggcagaccctataaagtatatatattcttgatcagcatcaatagccgagtcgatatagcaatgtccgtccgtctgtatgaacacctagatcacagagactataagagctagagacactaaacttggtatgtaggttcctctatattgcaaacagatcaattttgtttcagaattcggccacgcccccttttccgtcaaaaaatcgacatagaaaatttcatatccaaattataagaacaatttaaaagctagagacaccaaactcgGTATGTAGGTtgctctatattgcaagcagatcaagcttgtttctttcTTCGATCAAacttctatatcatatagcgcctataggaacaatcgggcgaaaatcaagtctttgtatgaaaaacttttttgttttatgagatatcataatcAGActt of Drosophila innubila isolate TH190305 chromosome X, UK_Dinn_1.0, whole genome shotgun sequence contains these proteins:
- the LOC117789856 gene encoding C-type lectin 37Db-like, encoding MLGCKLIGFAILSLVLTQLEFAQGHDSGCTNKFSKVGDKCLYLISYINTNWHNADRHCHSLGAGLLSFQNQRQLKQIEDWLDQNDTWSNEFWTSGNSFGHKGVYYWQSTGEKASYLPWSLGQPRPNQGDCLVLNSKPSSTTSHPYETTVAVPAANSGLYVENCSAVRSYICEQIKN